A section of the Pochonia chlamydosporia 170 chromosome 2, whole genome shotgun sequence genome encodes:
- a CDS encoding ribosome-interacting GTPase 1 (similar to Coccidioides immitis RS XP_001244472.1), giving the protein MSTTVEKIKEIEAEMARTQKNKATSFHLGQLKAKLAKLKRELLTPSGGGGGGGGAGFDVARTGVASIGFIGFPSVGKSTLMSRLTGQHSEAAAYEFTTLTSVPGQVVYNGAPLQIIDLPGIIEGAKDGRGRGRQVIAVAKTCHLIFIVLDVNKPLTDKRVIEAELEGFGIRINKEPPNITFKKKDKGGLNITSTVPLTHIDNDEIKAVMSEYRINSADITIRCDATVDDLIDILEAKSRAYIPVVYCLNKIDSISIEELDLLYRIPNSVPISSEHGWNIDELMEAMWEQLNLKRVYTKPKGRQPDYSAPVVLRSNRSTVEDFCNAIHRTIVEQFKTAIVYGKSVKHQPQRVGLGHELEDEDVGKFTAD; this is encoded by the exons ATTAAGGAGATTGAGGCCGAG ATGGCCAGGACGCAAAAGAACAAAGCAACGTCCTTTCATCTCGGTCAACTAAAAGCCAAACTCGCCAAACTCAAGCGCGAGCTGCTGACTCCCAGCGGGGgaggcggtggcggcggcggtgcgGGATTCGACGTCGCGAGAACAGGTGTCGCTAGTATTGGGTTCATTGGATTTCCGTCTGTGGGAAAGAGTACCCTTATGAGTCGATTGACCGGACAGCATTCAGAGGCGGCTGCTTACGAGTTTACGACGTTGACGTCTGTGCCGGGTCAGGTTGTTTACAACG GCGCACCGCTTCAAATCATTGACTTACCCGGTATCATCGAGGGTGCCAAGGACGGCCGCGGTCGAGGTCGACAAGTTATTGCTGTGGCGAAAACGTGCCATCTCATCTTTATTGTTCTGGATGTCAATAAACCGCTTACTGATAAGCGTGTTATCGAGGCTGAGTTGGAGGGTTTCGGTATCAGAATTAACAAGGAGCCTCCGAATATCAccttcaagaagaaggacaagggcGGTCTTAACATTACTAGTACCGTGCCTCTGACGCATATCGATAATGATGAGATCAAGGCCGTTATGAGCGAGTACAGGATTAATTCGGCGGATATTACAATTCGGTGTGATGCCACGGTGGATGATTTGATCGACATCCTTGAGGCCAAAAGTCGGGC TTACATTCCCGTGGTATACTGCCTGAACAAAATCGACTCCATTTCTATTGAAGAACTTGATCTTCTTTACCGCATCCCCAATTCCGTCCCCATCAGCTCCGAACATGGCTGGAATATCGATGAGCTGATGGAAGCCATGTGGGAGCAACTCAACCTCAAGCGTGTCTATACGAAACCCAAGGGGCGGCAACCCGATTACTCTGCGCCTGTGGTATTGCGATCAAACCGATCAACCGTCGAGGACTTT TGCAACGCCATTCACAGGACCATCGTAGAACAGTTCAAGACGGCAATTGTGTATGGTAAATCGGTGAAACATCAGCCACAACGGGTAGGACTTGGCCACGAattggaagatgaggacgTCGGTAAGTTTACGGCTGATTAG